The region TAATGTTCGAACAAAAGAAGAAATTACTCGTCAGAAGCAGGAACACAGTAGTAATCACGGAGGTGGTTCTAGCGATAATGCGGTAGTCGCTGCTAGAGCTCAAGGCCGCTATACAACGGATGATGGTTATATCTTTAATGCGTCTGATATTATAGAAGATACAGGCGATGCCTATATCGTTCCTCATGGCAATCATTTCCACTATATTCCTAAGAGTGACTTGTCTGCCAGTGAATTAGCTGCTGCCCGAGCCTTCCTATCTGGAAAAGATAATCAACCAAGCTCAGTTGGGTATCGTCCGTCAACAAATTCTTCTAGCAGTAGCTCATCAGAGACACCGAATAGTAGTTCATATGGACAAACGAATCAAAGCAATGTTGAAGCAAATACCAGAAGATGGACTCCAAGTGTTAGCCCACAAGTGGATAATAGTTATCAAGCAAGTCCAAGTGAAGACGTATCCAGTCTCTTGAAACAGCTTTATGCCTTACCGCTTAGCCAACGACATGTGGAATCAGATGGACTTGTTTTTGATCCAGCGCAGATTACCAGAAAAACTGCGAATGGTGTTGCAGTGCCTCACGGAGACCATTATCACTTTATCCCTTATTCTCAAATGTCTGATTTAGAGCAGAAGGTTGCAAGAATGATTTCTGAAAATTATCAAGGAAATCATACTACTGCAGGTGGTAAAGAATTAAAACCAATTCCGACTCCAAGTCTTCCAAATCCAATTCCGACTCCAATCCCTGCTCCAGAGCCTACCCCAATACCAAGTCCACAACCTGTACCAAATCCTCAACCAACTCCAAGCAATCCAATTGATGGAAAATTGGTAAAACAGGCGGTTCGAAAGGTGGTTGATGGTTATGTCTTTGAAGAGAATGGAATTTCGCGTTATATTTCTACCAAGGAACTTTCGGCAGAAACTGTTGCAGCCATTGATGATAAACTTGCCAAACAAGAAAGTTTGTCTCATGAGTTAGGAGCTAAGAAAACCAATCTTGCATCTGGTGATCAAAAATTTTACAACAAAGTTTATGATTTACTAGCAACAGTTCATCAAGATTTGATTTCCAATAAAGGGCGCCAAGCTGATTTTGACGCTTTGGATAGACTATTGGAACGTCTCAACGATGAGTCAAGTGATAAGGTCAAGTTAGTTGATGATATCCTTGCTTTTCTAGCGCCGATTCGTCATCCAGAACGTTTAGGAAAACCAAATGCACAAATAGCTTACACAGATGATGAGATTCAAGTAGCCAAGTTGGCAGGTAAGTATACAACAGAAGATGGCTATATCTTTGACCCCCGTGATATCACTAGTGATGAGGGGGATGCCTATGTAACTCCGCATATGAGCCACAGTCATTGGATTAAGAAAGAAAGTTTGTCTGAAGCTGAAAGAGCAGCAGGTCAAGCTTATGCTAAAGAGAAAGGTTTGACGCCTCCTTCAACAAATCATCAAAATTCAGGAAATACTGAGGCTAAGGGAGCAGAAGCGATTTACAATCTAGTAAAAGCAGCTAAGAAGGTACCACTTGATCGTATGCCTTACAATCTCCAACATACTATGGAAGTTAAAAATGGAAGTTTGATTATACCTCATTATGACCATTACCATAACATCAAATTTGAGTGGTTTGACGAAGGACTTTATGAGGCACCTAAGGGGTATACTTTAGAAGAGCTATTTGAAACTGTGAAGTATTATGTCGAACATCCAAACGAACGTCCGCATTCAGATAGTGGTTGGGGCAATGCGAGCGACCATGTTCAAAGAAACCACAATAGTCAAGCTGCTAACAATCAAACAGAGAAACCAACAGAGGAGAAACCTCAGACAGAAAAAATTGAGGAGGAAAAACCTCGCGAAGAAAAACCGAAAAATGAGAAAGCAGAATCTCCAAAACCAAAAGAATCAGAGGAATCAGAAGAAGAATCACCATCGGAACCAGAGGAACATCAGGTTGAAACTGAAAAGGTTGAAGAAAAACTGAGAGAGGCGGAAGAGTTACTTAAAAAGATTAAGGATCCAATTCTCAAGTCCAATGCCAACGAAACTCTCACAGGATTAAAAAATAATCTGTTATTTGGTTCTCAGGACAACAATACTATTATGGCAGAAGCTGAAAAGCTATTAGTCTTGTTAAAGGAGAGTAAGTAACTATACAACTATTATAGAAGATAAAAAGGGAGCAGAATATGGATTCTGTTCTCTTTTTTATGAAATTGTGTAAAAATTCTTGACATATTTTCTAAATAAAGATAAACTATTTACTAGTTAATTAAATGGTTAAACACTAGTTAAGGAGTTATAGTGAAAAAGAGGACGATTTTAGTATTGATGACCAGTGTATTGGCTCTGGTATTAGCTGCTTGTGGGCAGAAGGAAAGCCAGTCAGGTAAAGGGATGAAAATCGTGACCAGTTTTTATCCTATCTATGCTATGGTCAAGGAAGTATCTGGTGACTTGAATGATGTTCGAATGATTCAGTCAAGTAGTGGAATTCACTCCTTCGAACCTTCGGCAAATGATATTGCAGCCATCTATGATGCAGATGTCTTTGTTTACCATTCGCATACGCTCGAATCTTGGGCAGGAAGTCTGGATCCCAATCTAAAAAAATCCAAAGTTAAGGTTTTAGAGGCTTCAGAAGGAATGACATTGGATCGTGTCCCAGGGCTAGAAGATGTGGAAGCAGGTGATGGAGTTGATGAAAAAACGCTCTATGACCCTCATACTTGGCTAGATCCTGAAAAAGCTGGCGAAGAAGCGCAAATTATCGCTGATAAACTTTCAGAGGTTGATAGTGAGCACAAAGAAACTTATCAGAAAAATGCGCAAGCCTTTATGAAAAAAGCTCAAGAATTGACTAAGAAATTCCAACCTAAATTTGAAAAAGCGACTCAGAAAACATTTGTAACCCAACATACAGCCTTTTCTTATCTTGCTAAGAGATTTGGATTAAATCAACTTGGAATCGCAGGTATCTCTCCAGAACAAGAACCAAGTCCAAGACAACTAACAGAAATTCAGGAATTTGTTAAAACCTATAAGGTTAAAACGATTTTTACAGAAAGTAATGCTTCTTCGAAAGTAGCTGAAACTCTTGTCAAATCAACAGGTGTGGGGCTTAAAACTCTGAATCCTTTAGAGGCAGACCCACAAAACGACAAAACTTATCTAGAAAACCTAGAAGACAATATGAGTATTTTAGCAGAAGAATTGAAATGAGGAGATTATGAAAATAAATAAGAAGAAACTTGCTGCTGGTGCAGCTGTTGTCCTTTCTTTAAGTCTTTGTATTTATGCATTGAATCAACATCAGACGGGAGAGAACAAAGATACGAATCGTGTATCTTATGTCGATGGGAAACAAGACACTCCAAAAACAGAGACACAAACACCAGAGCAAGTCAGTAAAAAAGAAGATATCCAGGCTGAACAAATTGTTGTGAAAATCACCGATCAAGGTTATGTGACTTCACACGGTGATCATTTCCATTATTACAATGGGAAAGTTCCTTTTGATGCGATTTTCAGTGAAGAACTTTTGATGAAAGATGCCAATTATCAACTGAAAGACGCTGATATTGTCAACGAAGTCAAAGGTGGTTACATTATCAAGGTGGATGGTAAATATTATGTTTACCTTAAGGATGTGGCACATGCGGATAACGTTCGTTCGAAGGACGAAATTGAACGCCAAAAACAAGGTCATACTCACGATGCACCAACATCTAATAGAGCAGTGGCGCTTGCTCAATCTCAAGGTCGCTATACTACTGATGATGGCTACATCTTTAATGCATCTGATATTATAGAGGATACTGGTGATGCTTATATCGTCCCTCACGGAGGACATTACCACTACATTCCAAAGAGTTCCTTGTCTGCTAGTGAATTGGCTGCAGCTCAAGCTTACCTATCTGGAACGAGAAATCAGCCTAGTGTGACTGACTATCGTCCAAGTACAAATGGGACTGGTCAAACTACCAAGCCTATTCAACAGGCTGAAATACCAAGTAATAAAGCCGAGAGTCTTCAAAGTCTGTTACAGCAGCTCTATGCTCTTCCAAGTACTCAACGATATGCTGAATCGGATGGTTTGACTTTTGACCCTGCTAAGATTTCAAGCAGAACACCAAGTGGTGTAGCGATTCCTCACGGAAATCACTATCATTTCATCCCCTATACAAAGCTTTCTGCATTAGAAGAAAAGATTGCGAGAATGATTCCTCTAACTAGTGACAGTGTGAAACCAACACCATTGGAGAATCCAAGCAAACCAGCAGAAAAACCTACTCAACAAAACCATCATCATGAGCAAGATGGTGACCATGGAAGTCAGGCTCCTAAGCATGAAGAACATGGACATGACGCTCATCATGATGAAGACCATGATCATGGTTTTGATGCCAATCGTGTCATCAGTGAGGATGATCAAGGTTTTGTTATGTCACACGGTGACCATAATCATTATTTCTTCAAGAAGGACTTGACAGCGAAGCAAATTAAGGCTGCACAGAATCATCTGAAAAGTAAAACGCCATCAGTACTAAGTCCAGCTCATGATGATCACGATGAAGATACACACGCTCATCACCATGACGAACATGGCCATGATTTTGATGCCAATCGTGTCATCAGTGAGGATGATCAAGGATTTGTCATGTCACACGGTGATCATAATCATTACTTCTTTAAGAAAGATTTGACAGCAGAGCAAATTAAGTCGGCTCAAGATCATTTAAGAGCTAAGACGCCAGTAACACCAAGTCCAGCCCATGATGATCACGATGAAGATACACACGGTCATCACCATGACGAACATGGCCATAGTTTTGATGCCGATCGTGTCATTAGTGAGGATGAACAAGGCTTTGTCATGAGTCACGGAGACCACAATCATTACTTCTTCAAGAAGGATTTGACAGCAGAGCAAATTAAGGCCGCCCAAAATCATCTGGAAAGTAAAACGCCAGTAACACCAAGCCCAGCACATGAAGATCACGATGAAGATACACACGGTCATCACCATGACGAACATGGCCATGATTTTGATGTCAATCGAATTATCAGTGAAGATGCGGCAGGCTTTGTCATGACTCATGGTGACCACAATCATTACTTCTTTAAGAAGAATCTAACACCAGAACAAATCAAGGCCGCGCAGGATCATTTGAGAGGTAAAACACCAGTAACACCAAGCCCAGCCCATGATGATGAACACGATAACGATAATCATGGCCACAAACATGATGAAGACCATGATCACGGTTTTGATGCCGATCGTGTCATCAGTGAGGATGATCAAGGTTTTGTCATGTCACACGGTGATCATAATCATTACTTCTTTAAGAAGGACTTGTCAGCAGAGCAAATTAAGGCAGCGCAAGAACACCTGAAAGGTGCAAGTCCAGCAACACCAAGCCCAGCCCATGATGATGGACACGATAAAGACAATCATGGCCACAAACATGATGAATCCCATGATCACGGTTTTGATGCCAATAGCGTCATCAGTGAGGATGATCAAGGTTTTGTCATGAGTCACGGAGACCACAATCATTATTTCTTCAAGAAGGACTTGACAGCAGAGCAAATTAAGGCCGCACAGGATCATCTGAAAGTACATCATGATGCAGAACCTGTAAAACCTCTTGCTAAAACGGTAGAGTCTTTCTCAAGAGATGCTAGCGATGAAGAAAAGATTGCTTATATTTCTAAAACATACGGAGTTCCACTTGAAGCGATTAGAATTTCAAACGGATTCTTTGTCTTTGGAAATCCAGACCAAGCCTACGATCCAACTCATATCCATCCATATGCTGTTCGTAAGGAACACGTTCGGATTCCTCTCCAAACTGGAAATCCAGAACTTGATTTCCTAAATGAACTCTATACAACTGCTTTGCGAGATGGTGTGTCTCCTTATAGTTTACAGGTAGAAAATGGTAGTTTTGTGATTCCTCATGGCGACCATAATCACTACATCAAGGTTCAAACTAAGGGATATGAAGTGGCTTTGAAAAACAAGATTCCAGCCCTACAATCTAACTATCAACCTGGAGCTTTTGATGAGAAGGCAGTCTTGGCAAAAGTAGATCAACTTCTAGCTGATAGCAGAAGTATCTATAAAGACAAGCCTATCGAACAAAGACAGATTGAGTTAGCCTTAGGTCAGTTTACTGAAAATATGAAGAAACTGGCAACTAACTCTACAGCAGGTTATCTTGCAACACTGGATCTCTTTGATAAGCAATATATCCATATTGATGAAAGTGTCAAACCAGTTGAAACAAGCGCTCTAGATAAGAAATATCAGGCCTTGCTTGATAAAATCAATACACTGGATACAGACTCTTATGGACTTCCAAAGAAAGATCTTCTCGTTCGACTCCAAGAAGCAAAGTTGGCTAAAGATGAGGCTGCTTTAGCAGCGGTTGAATCACAACTTCAAGCTCTTCAAGACTTTAATGATCGAACAGGTGTTACAACAGTTGAATACATCAAGTATTTCTACGAACACGTAAATGACGGTCGTTTGAGTGATGAACTTCGAAACAAAGTCGCTCAGTTGACTTGGACCTTGTATCAATCTCAATCCTTCCTTAAGGCAGCAGAATTGAACAAATTATTCCCAAGTATCTATCAAGCAAAACAAGAAGTAGAAGAAGCTTTGAAAGCTCAGCCAACTACTGCGAAATCAAGCCAGACAGTTCTAGATACTGAAAAAGTTGATAATCAAAGTGCCAAGACAGCTATTTATGGCTTCTTGAAAGAATTGTACGGAGACTTTATGCCTGAAGAACATGTCAATCATGTTAGCAAGGAAGAAGTAGAAAGCCTCTTGAGCAAGGCACATCAACTCTTGGAACAAATCCAAGAAGAAGGAATCAGACAATCCTTGGCAGAAGAAGTAGAAAATCTCAAAGTTGCTACAAACAAGGCTGATGCAGACTTGGATGAAGTAAATAGTCAGGTAAAAGATGTCTTGACTCGTATTGCTAGCGCTCTTCAACAAGAGAAAGAAAATGCTGAGCAAGATCCTCAGACACTTGTACTCTATCAAAAACTTTACGATATCCTCATGTCACTTCACGCTTACTTAGAAAACAATAAGGGTTCTGATGCAGACTTTGATAAGGTGGATGCATTACTAGATCAACTTTCTACTAAGAGTAAAGACAAAGCTGCTTTACTTGAGTTGACAAAAGCTATTCTAGTTTTGAATCAAGAAATCAAGTCAAAATCAAGCGCAAGTGAAGAAGCAACTCCAGCAACAAATGCCGAAGCAAATGGTGATAACACCAGTGCTGATAACCGACCAAACGTAGCTGCAGAATCTAACAGTGAAACTGCTAGCGACGAAAACAAAGCAAGCAACACAACAGACTCTAAACCTGCTGAATCATCTTCAGAAAAGGAAACAACAGAATCTACAACAAGTACTGGAAATCAAGAAAAACCAGCAGAATAAAAAGAAAGGCGAAGTAGCTAAGCTACCTCGTCTTTTTAGTCTTTATAAGCTACGATACCAATGATGGTATCAACTGCACGTTCCATGGTTTGAAGGCTGACGTATTCAAAACGTCCATGCATATTTTCTCCTCCCGCAAAGATATTAGGAGTTGGGATTCCCATGAAGGAAATTTTAGAGCCGTCTGTCCCTCCACGGATTGGTTCGATAATAGGTGTGATTCCTAAACCTTCCATAACGGTTTTAGCAATGGTAATTGGAGTCATATCTTTTTCAATGACTTCTTTCATATTGTAGTACTGATCTGTTAAGTTTAGGGTGACACGGTCGCTCCCAAGTTCTTGATTCATCTTATCAGTGATAGACTGCATAGCTGCTTTACGCGCTTCAAAGGCATCTTTTTCAAAATCACGAATGATGTAGCTTGCACGCGCCTCCTCGACACTACCAGTCACATCCATAAGATGATAGAAACCTTGGTAACCTTCAGTTAACTCAGGTCGGTCAT is a window of Streptococcus mitis DNA encoding:
- the adcAII gene encoding zinc-binding lipoprotein AdcAII, whose protein sequence is MTSVLALVLAACGQKESQSGKGMKIVTSFYPIYAMVKEVSGDLNDVRMIQSSSGIHSFEPSANDIAAIYDADVFVYHSHTLESWAGSLDPNLKKSKVKVLEASEGMTLDRVPGLEDVEAGDGVDEKTLYDPHTWLDPEKAGEEAQIIADKLSEVDSEHKETYQKNAQAFMKKAQELTKKFQPKFEKATQKTFVTQHTAFSYLAKRFGLNQLGIAGISPEQEPSPRQLTEIQEFVKTYKVKTIFTESNASSKVAETLVKSTGVGLKTLNPLEADPQNDKTYLENLEDNMSILAEELK
- a CDS encoding pneumococcal-type histidine triad protein, with amino-acid sequence MKINKKKLAAGAAVVLSLSLCIYALNQHQTGENKDTNRVSYVDGKQDTPKTETQTPEQVSKKEDIQAEQIVVKITDQGYVTSHGDHFHYYNGKVPFDAIFSEELLMKDANYQLKDADIVNEVKGGYIIKVDGKYYVYLKDVAHADNVRSKDEIERQKQGHTHDAPTSNRAVALAQSQGRYTTDDGYIFNASDIIEDTGDAYIVPHGGHYHYIPKSSLSASELAAAQAYLSGTRNQPSVTDYRPSTNGTGQTTKPIQQAEIPSNKAESLQSLLQQLYALPSTQRYAESDGLTFDPAKISSRTPSGVAIPHGNHYHFIPYTKLSALEEKIARMIPLTSDSVKPTPLENPSKPAEKPTQQNHHHEQDGDHGSQAPKHEEHGHDAHHDEDHDHGFDANRVISEDDQGFVMSHGDHNHYFFKKDLTAKQIKAAQNHLKSKTPSVLSPAHDDHDEDTHAHHHDEHGHDFDANRVISEDDQGFVMSHGDHNHYFFKKDLTAEQIKSAQDHLRAKTPVTPSPAHDDHDEDTHGHHHDEHGHSFDADRVISEDEQGFVMSHGDHNHYFFKKDLTAEQIKAAQNHLESKTPVTPSPAHEDHDEDTHGHHHDEHGHDFDVNRIISEDAAGFVMTHGDHNHYFFKKNLTPEQIKAAQDHLRGKTPVTPSPAHDDEHDNDNHGHKHDEDHDHGFDADRVISEDDQGFVMSHGDHNHYFFKKDLSAEQIKAAQEHLKGASPATPSPAHDDGHDKDNHGHKHDESHDHGFDANSVISEDDQGFVMSHGDHNHYFFKKDLTAEQIKAAQDHLKVHHDAEPVKPLAKTVESFSRDASDEEKIAYISKTYGVPLEAIRISNGFFVFGNPDQAYDPTHIHPYAVRKEHVRIPLQTGNPELDFLNELYTTALRDGVSPYSLQVENGSFVIPHGDHNHYIKVQTKGYEVALKNKIPALQSNYQPGAFDEKAVLAKVDQLLADSRSIYKDKPIEQRQIELALGQFTENMKKLATNSTAGYLATLDLFDKQYIHIDESVKPVETSALDKKYQALLDKINTLDTDSYGLPKKDLLVRLQEAKLAKDEAALAAVESQLQALQDFNDRTGVTTVEYIKYFYEHVNDGRLSDELRNKVAQLTWTLYQSQSFLKAAELNKLFPSIYQAKQEVEEALKAQPTTAKSSQTVLDTEKVDNQSAKTAIYGFLKELYGDFMPEEHVNHVSKEEVESLLSKAHQLLEQIQEEGIRQSLAEEVENLKVATNKADADLDEVNSQVKDVLTRIASALQQEKENAEQDPQTLVLYQKLYDILMSLHAYLENNKGSDADFDKVDALLDQLSTKSKDKAALLELTKAILVLNQEIKSKSSASEEATPATNAEANGDNTSADNRPNVAAESNSETASDENKASNTTDSKPAESSSEKETTESTTSTGNQEKPAE
- a CDS encoding pneumococcal-type histidine triad protein, which codes for MKINKKYLAGSAAALVLSVCAYELGLHQAQTVKENNRVSYIDGNQPSQKAENLTPDEVSKKEGINAEQIVIKITDQGYVTSHGDHYHYYNGKVPYDAIISEELLMKDPNYQLKDSDIVNEIKGGYVIKVDGKYYVYLKDVAHADNVRTKEEITRQKQEHSSNHGGGSSDNAVVAARAQGRYTTDDGYIFNASDIIEDTGDAYIVPHGNHFHYIPKSDLSASELAAARAFLSGKDNQPSSVGYRPSTNSSSSSSSETPNSSSYGQTNQSNVEANTRRWTPSVSPQVDNSYQASPSEDVSSLLKQLYALPLSQRHVESDGLVFDPAQITRKTANGVAVPHGDHYHFIPYSQMSDLEQKVARMISENYQGNHTTAGGKELKPIPTPSLPNPIPTPIPAPEPTPIPSPQPVPNPQPTPSNPIDGKLVKQAVRKVVDGYVFEENGISRYISTKELSAETVAAIDDKLAKQESLSHELGAKKTNLASGDQKFYNKVYDLLATVHQDLISNKGRQADFDALDRLLERLNDESSDKVKLVDDILAFLAPIRHPERLGKPNAQIAYTDDEIQVAKLAGKYTTEDGYIFDPRDITSDEGDAYVTPHMSHSHWIKKESLSEAERAAGQAYAKEKGLTPPSTNHQNSGNTEAKGAEAIYNLVKAAKKVPLDRMPYNLQHTMEVKNGSLIIPHYDHYHNIKFEWFDEGLYEAPKGYTLEELFETVKYYVEHPNERPHSDSGWGNASDHVQRNHNSQAANNQTEKPTEEKPQTEKIEEEKPREEKPKNEKAESPKPKESEESEEESPSEPEEHQVETEKVEEKLREAEELLKKIKDPILKSNANETLTGLKNNLLFGSQDNNTIMAEAEKLLVLLKESK